In one window of Gemmatimonadota bacterium DNA:
- a CDS encoding peptidyl-prolyl cis-trans isomerase encodes MQVFRSIAGKVAAGVFAVLMIVFVVTSVDWSQVTGGSRTTVGEIDGVRVPLATYQQMVQRELEIRQQQSGRSAGAEEVEDARNAVWDQLIADQSLAREYKARGISVTADEIAEAIQNNPPTELLNSPEFQTDGQFDLQKYQRWLRSSAAAQVIPLLEAQYGDQIRQGKLLRVVTADVYLSDPALWQAWRDANEKVTIELAAVVPRAVVPDSAVPVTEADARAYYDKHRDEFERPATAHLSYVEVIRLADASDSAAARQRAEDLRKEILAGAPFDEVAKRESSDSVSAERGGDLGEFGRGAMDPAFERASFSLPIGTVSEPVLSAFGYHLIKVEKRSGAKVQARHILVPIEITGAHRDALDARADSLELLAAEKLEPAALDSAAQRLGLRIGQANPLQQGGRVQVGVQVIPDAAIWAFQAKPGETGRIIELTYAYFLFRLDSLTPGGVPAFESIKEAAASAARNARKWEGARAIAADLTKRVGEGSTLDQAATALRLPHQQLGPFTRLQPPLPNPRLVGAAFGIPEGKVSGVIDTEEGLYVVRVIKREAADSAEFVKTIDQYRSRQIQQARQDRVRNYLVALKNSVKVEDNRATIFRTEAQAEASNSAARGS; translated from the coding sequence ATGCAAGTCTTCCGGAGCATCGCGGGCAAGGTCGCCGCCGGCGTTTTCGCGGTGCTCATGATCGTCTTCGTCGTGACCAGCGTCGACTGGAGCCAGGTCACCGGCGGGTCCCGCACCACCGTCGGCGAGATCGACGGCGTGCGGGTCCCCCTGGCGACCTACCAGCAGATGGTTCAGCGCGAACTCGAAATCCGGCAGCAGCAGAGTGGCCGCTCGGCCGGGGCCGAGGAGGTCGAGGACGCCCGCAACGCGGTCTGGGACCAGCTCATCGCCGACCAGAGCCTGGCGCGGGAGTACAAGGCGCGCGGGATCTCGGTCACCGCGGACGAGATCGCCGAGGCGATCCAGAACAACCCGCCCACCGAGCTGCTCAATTCGCCGGAATTCCAGACCGATGGCCAGTTCGACCTGCAGAAGTACCAGCGGTGGCTGCGCTCCAGCGCCGCGGCGCAGGTGATCCCCCTGCTCGAGGCCCAGTACGGCGACCAGATCCGCCAGGGCAAGCTGCTGCGGGTGGTCACGGCCGACGTCTACCTCTCCGACCCCGCGCTGTGGCAGGCCTGGCGTGACGCCAACGAGAAGGTCACCATCGAGCTTGCGGCCGTGGTCCCGCGCGCCGTCGTCCCCGACTCGGCCGTGCCGGTCACCGAGGCCGACGCCCGCGCCTACTACGACAAGCACCGTGACGAGTTCGAGCGGCCCGCCACCGCGCACCTGAGCTACGTGGAGGTCATCCGCCTGGCCGACGCGAGCGACTCCGCGGCCGCCCGGCAGCGGGCGGAGGACCTCCGCAAGGAGATCCTGGCCGGCGCCCCGTTCGACGAGGTGGCCAAGCGGGAGTCGTCCGACTCGGTCTCGGCGGAGCGGGGCGGTGACCTGGGCGAGTTCGGCAGGGGCGCCATGGACCCGGCGTTCGAGCGGGCCAGCTTCAGCCTGCCCATCGGGACGGTCTCCGAGCCGGTGCTGAGCGCCTTCGGCTACCACCTGATCAAGGTGGAGAAGCGCAGCGGCGCCAAGGTCCAGGCCCGGCACATCCTGGTTCCCATCGAGATCACCGGCGCGCACCGCGATGCCCTCGACGCCCGCGCCGACAGCCTCGAGCTGCTCGCGGCCGAGAAGCTGGAGCCGGCGGCCCTCGACAGCGCCGCCCAGCGCCTCGGGCTGCGGATCGGCCAGGCCAACCCGCTGCAGCAGGGTGGCCGGGTGCAGGTCGGCGTGCAGGTGATCCCCGACGCGGCGATCTGGGCCTTCCAGGCCAAGCCCGGCGAGACCGGTCGCATCATCGAGCTGACCTACGCCTACTTCCTCTTCCGCCTGGACAGCCTCACCCCGGGCGGGGTGCCCGCCTTCGAGTCCATCAAGGAGGCCGCCGCCAGCGCCGCCCGGAACGCGCGGAAGTGGGAGGGGGCCCGGGCCATTGCCGCGGACCTCACCAAGCGCGTCGGCGAGGGCAGCACCCTCGACCAGGCCGCCACCGCGCTGCGCCTGCCCCACCAGCAGCTGGGCCCGTTCACCCGGCTCCAGCCGCCGCTGCCCAATCCCCGCCTCGTGGGCGCGGCCTTCGGCATCCCGGAGGGCAAGGTGAGCGGCGTGATCGACACCGAGGAGGGGCTCTACGTCGTCCGGGTCATCAAGCGGGAGGCCGCCGACTCCGCGGAGTTCGTGAAGACCATCGACCAGTACCGCTCGCGCCAGATCCAGCAGGCCCGCCAGGACCGGGTGCGCAACTACCTGGTCGCGCTCAAGAACTCGGTCAAGGTGGAGGACAACCGCGCCACCATCTTCCGCACCGAGGCCCAGGCCGAAGCCTCGAACAGCGCCGCGCGGGGCAGCTGA
- a CDS encoding tetratricopeptide repeat protein, whose translation MPPNSEIEKLERRWKENPKGTVFAPYAEVLRKNGDHLEARDVLRQGLELHPDHIPGNIVLGRCCLDLREDGPAEAAFIHVLDLDSENVIALKALADITERQGRLMEARTWLTRLISVDPSNDEARDQLERVDTAREAAAAAMTAPLTEQSPPSEAAASETTATVEVVARTFAPQPSTMAEASSGEVSEVPLDVDDAVDAALGAYDPPARTREIVAPVPEERLLDLDDADTVPILPVVPRAPASIEDLEPVELDLAEAARELAPEPLLGIESDEPFAPPPASGEPGVYAIGGDDVAPLELRPSGLSEFQTPDDSAELLELASGASEFQVPDASSELKLAGAAGSEYQTPSGAEELLSRIAQVPEPEPPRLPEPEPEPLISAPPPYVPAGPVTTGFAAITLMPTEELSTTAPPVSEPPPPQPVAPAAPAAEITLEVPAYQAPVSHVIPTDDAVPEPEPEPVLHEVEAEPELEPVSIVEELTVASGPVAEASGVDEAAEWEATVPEAELEPTTPARPSDLKLIFPEDAGEPEPPRVRRISQELAAPEPVPAEPEPVVSEAVSAEPAPVLTESMAELYARQGHVAEALNVYRTLLARQPNDARLAERVRQLEQQRAAGSRRLSYVAVDTGGESVESFFRGLAGARPAGVEGVVDDDGEGAPTRPARDPLSLSAIFGEEPAASQTPKATEPVQRAGGPDAFSFDQFFGGSAPGGSSTGPRQAMPSDEDLDQFQHWLKSLKR comes from the coding sequence ATGCCACCAAACAGCGAGATCGAGAAGCTCGAGCGCCGTTGGAAGGAGAATCCCAAGGGAACCGTGTTCGCGCCCTATGCGGAGGTTCTCCGCAAGAACGGCGATCACCTCGAGGCCCGGGATGTCCTCCGCCAGGGCCTGGAGCTCCACCCCGACCACATTCCGGGCAACATCGTGCTCGGCCGCTGCTGTCTGGACCTCCGTGAGGACGGTCCGGCCGAGGCGGCGTTCATCCACGTGCTGGACCTCGACTCGGAGAACGTGATCGCCCTCAAGGCGCTCGCGGACATCACCGAGCGGCAGGGCCGCCTGATGGAGGCGCGCACCTGGCTGACCCGGCTGATCTCCGTGGATCCCAGCAACGACGAGGCGCGGGACCAGCTGGAGCGGGTGGACACTGCCCGCGAGGCCGCCGCCGCGGCGATGACCGCGCCGCTCACGGAGCAGAGCCCGCCGTCCGAGGCCGCCGCCTCCGAGACCACCGCCACGGTCGAGGTGGTGGCCCGGACCTTCGCGCCCCAACCCAGCACCATGGCCGAGGCGTCCTCCGGGGAGGTGTCGGAGGTGCCGCTCGATGTCGATGACGCCGTCGACGCCGCGCTGGGCGCCTACGACCCGCCGGCGCGGACCCGCGAAATCGTGGCGCCGGTGCCCGAGGAGCGGCTGCTCGACCTCGATGACGCCGACACGGTTCCGATCCTCCCCGTGGTGCCACGCGCGCCCGCGTCGATCGAGGACCTTGAACCGGTGGAACTCGACCTGGCCGAGGCCGCGCGTGAACTCGCGCCGGAGCCGCTGCTGGGCATCGAGTCGGACGAGCCGTTCGCGCCACCGCCCGCCTCGGGCGAGCCCGGCGTCTATGCCATCGGCGGGGACGACGTGGCCCCCCTCGAACTGCGCCCCTCCGGGCTGAGCGAGTTCCAGACCCCCGACGACAGCGCCGAGTTGCTGGAGCTGGCCTCCGGTGCCTCTGAATTCCAGGTCCCGGACGCCTCGAGCGAGCTCAAGCTGGCCGGCGCCGCCGGCTCGGAGTACCAGACGCCGAGTGGGGCGGAGGAGCTGCTCAGCCGGATCGCGCAGGTGCCCGAGCCGGAACCACCGCGCCTGCCGGAGCCGGAACCGGAGCCGCTGATCAGCGCCCCGCCGCCCTACGTCCCGGCGGGCCCGGTCACGACCGGCTTCGCCGCGATCACGCTGATGCCGACGGAGGAGCTTTCCACCACCGCGCCACCCGTGAGCGAGCCCCCTCCGCCGCAGCCCGTGGCGCCCGCCGCGCCCGCGGCGGAGATCACGCTCGAGGTGCCGGCCTACCAGGCGCCGGTGTCCCATGTGATCCCGACCGACGATGCCGTGCCGGAGCCGGAACCGGAGCCGGTATTGCACGAGGTAGAGGCCGAGCCGGAGCTGGAGCCGGTGTCGATCGTGGAGGAACTCACCGTGGCGAGTGGCCCGGTGGCCGAGGCGAGCGGCGTCGACGAGGCGGCCGAGTGGGAGGCGACCGTCCCGGAAGCGGAGCTCGAGCCGACGACGCCCGCGCGGCCCTCGGACCTGAAGCTGATCTTCCCCGAGGATGCCGGGGAGCCGGAGCCGCCGCGCGTGCGGCGGATCTCGCAGGAACTCGCCGCGCCCGAACCGGTCCCGGCCGAGCCGGAGCCGGTGGTGAGTGAGGCGGTCTCGGCCGAGCCTGCGCCCGTGCTCACCGAGAGCATGGCGGAGCTGTACGCCCGGCAGGGGCACGTGGCCGAGGCGCTCAACGTCTACCGGACCCTCCTGGCGCGACAGCCGAATGACGCGCGCCTGGCGGAGCGGGTCCGGCAGCTGGAGCAGCAGCGGGCGGCGGGTTCGCGCCGGCTCTCGTACGTGGCGGTGGACACCGGGGGCGAGTCGGTCGAGTCGTTCTTCCGTGGGCTGGCGGGGGCACGGCCGGCGGGGGTGGAAGGGGTCGTGGATGATGACGGCGAGGGTGCCCCGACCCGGCCGGCGCGGGATCCGCTCTCGCTGAGCGCGATCTTCGGCGAGGAGCCCGCGGCCAGCCAGACCCCCAAGGCCACCGAGCCGGTGCAGCGGGCCGGCGGGCCGGATGCCTTCTCGTTTGACCAGTTCTTCGGCGGCTCGGCGCCCGGCGGCTCCAGCACCGGGCCCCGCCAGGCCATGCCATCGGACGAGGATCTCGACCAGTTCCAGCACTGGCTCAAGAGCCTGAAGCGCTGA
- the aroQ gene encoding type II 3-dehydroquinate dehydratase: MRIAVLNGPNLNLLGTREPEVYGRTTLPELESLVRAEAGRLGVELHWFQTNHEGAFVDAVQGLRGQADGALINAAAFTHTSLAIRDAVLAVQLPFVEVHLSNIFAREPERRHSRLADLAVGIVAGFGPHGYLLGLQALVTRLRG; encoded by the coding sequence ATGCGGATCGCCGTCCTGAACGGCCCCAACCTCAATCTGCTCGGGACCCGCGAGCCCGAGGTGTACGGTCGTACCACGCTGCCCGAACTCGAGTCGCTGGTGCGGGCGGAGGCCGGCCGGCTGGGGGTCGAGCTGCACTGGTTCCAGACCAACCATGAGGGCGCCTTCGTGGACGCGGTGCAGGGGCTCCGCGGCCAGGCCGACGGCGCCCTCATCAACGCGGCGGCCTTTACCCATACCAGCCTCGCCATCCGGGACGCGGTGCTGGCGGTGCAGCTGCCGTTCGTCGAAGTGCACCTGTCGAACATCTTCGCGCGGGAGCCGGAACGCCGGCACTCCCGGCTGGCCGACCTGGCGGTGGGCATCGTCGCCGGCTTCGGCCCGCACGGGTACCTGCTCGGCCTCCAGGCGCTGGTGACCCGCCTCCGTGGCTGA
- a CDS encoding aminopeptidase P family protein: MADPREARQAALRTLLAADGFEQLLVQSLPNIRYLTGFSGSAGVLLVRRDDQVLVTDFRYAAQAPREVGGAARVEVDQTSVWDRLRKVLAERPGAGTAFEAHVATVRDRERLEGLLPGRSWTPAPALVERLRAVKDAGEVAAIRRAAALAQAALAETLPAIRAGQSEYEVAALLEGALRRRGSEWHPFPTIVASGPRAALPHARTSERVLARGEWLLLDFGAQVDGYCADLTRTFLVGARADERQRTVYDTVRRAQRRALDHVRAGMSGKDADLLAREVIARQGYGESFGHSLGHGLGLEVHEAPRLSPTAEAALPAGAVVTVEPGIYLPGWGGVRLEDDVHLTPDGPELLSDNRVDLLELV, encoded by the coding sequence GTGGCTGACCCGCGCGAGGCGCGGCAGGCGGCGCTTCGCACCCTGCTCGCGGCCGACGGATTCGAGCAGCTGCTGGTGCAGTCGCTGCCGAACATCCGCTACCTGACCGGCTTCAGCGGATCGGCCGGCGTCCTGCTGGTCCGGCGGGACGACCAGGTGCTGGTCACCGACTTCCGGTACGCGGCGCAGGCCCCGCGCGAAGTCGGCGGCGCGGCGCGGGTGGAGGTGGACCAGACCAGCGTGTGGGACCGGCTGCGCAAGGTACTGGCGGAGCGGCCCGGCGCCGGGACGGCGTTCGAGGCGCACGTGGCCACGGTCCGGGACCGCGAGCGCCTGGAGGGGTTGCTGCCGGGGCGGAGCTGGACCCCGGCGCCCGCGCTGGTGGAACGGCTGCGCGCGGTGAAGGATGCGGGAGAGGTGGCGGCGATCCGCCGGGCCGCGGCGCTGGCCCAGGCGGCCCTGGCCGAGACGCTCCCCGCGATCCGGGCCGGCCAGTCCGAGTACGAGGTGGCGGCGCTGCTGGAGGGCGCGCTGCGGCGCCGCGGGAGCGAATGGCATCCGTTCCCGACGATCGTGGCGTCGGGGCCGCGGGCGGCGCTGCCCCACGCGCGCACCAGCGAGCGCGTGCTGGCGCGCGGGGAGTGGCTGCTGCTTGACTTCGGTGCGCAGGTGGACGGATACTGTGCCGATCTCACGCGCACCTTCCTGGTCGGCGCCCGCGCCGACGAGCGCCAGCGCACGGTGTACGACACCGTGCGGCGGGCCCAGCGCCGCGCGCTGGACCACGTGCGCGCCGGGATGAGCGGCAAGGATGCCGACCTCCTGGCGCGCGAGGTGATCGCCCGGCAGGGGTACGGCGAGTCGTTCGGGCATTCGCTGGGACACGGGCTGGGGCTCGAGGTGCACGAGGCGCCCCGGCTCTCGCCCACCGCGGAGGCGGCGCTGCCGGCCGGCGCGGTGGTCACGGTGGAACCCGGGATCTATCTTCCGGGCTGGGGCGGGGTGCGGCTGGAGGATGACGTGCACCTGACGCCGGACGGCCCGGAGCTGTTGTCCGACAATCGCGTGGACCTGTTGGAGCTGGTCTAG
- the accB gene encoding acetyl-CoA carboxylase biotin carboxyl carrier protein, whose product MNTKDTQDLARLIGKVPGIKSVELKDVRKLAELLHEFPEIGSIEVKGFFDTGVVITRTGNGPAHPAPMPLAMHTMHAAPAGGAPAAPAPVAAAAPAAAPSSLKDVKSPMVGTFYKSPEPGAEAYVKVGSRISVGQTVCIIEAMKIMNEIEAEVSGVVKEVLVDDAQPVEFGTVLFRVDPNG is encoded by the coding sequence ATGAACACCAAAGACACGCAGGATCTTGCCCGGCTGATCGGGAAGGTGCCCGGCATCAAGTCGGTCGAGCTCAAGGACGTCCGCAAGCTCGCGGAACTGCTGCACGAGTTCCCCGAGATCGGCTCCATCGAGGTGAAGGGCTTCTTCGACACCGGCGTGGTGATCACCCGGACCGGGAACGGGCCGGCGCATCCCGCGCCGATGCCGCTGGCCATGCACACGATGCACGCCGCCCCCGCGGGCGGGGCACCGGCGGCGCCCGCCCCCGTCGCGGCGGCGGCCCCGGCGGCGGCGCCCTCCTCGCTCAAGGACGTGAAGTCGCCGATGGTGGGCACGTTCTACAAGTCGCCGGAACCGGGCGCCGAGGCCTACGTGAAGGTGGGGAGCCGGATCTCGGTGGGGCAGACGGTCTGCATCATCGAGGCGATGAAGATCATGAACGAGATCGAGGCCGAGGTGTCGGGCGTGGTGAAGGAGGTCCTGGTGGACGACGCCCAGCCGGTCGAGTTCGGCACCGTGCTGTTCCGGGTGGACCCCAATGGCTGA
- a CDS encoding PilT/PilU family type 4a pilus ATPase produces MADVTGPAALQPPFNFKQAISLMVQRNGSDLHLKVGRPPTIRVNGDLAGLEMQPLKPEDLKLLAEQIMTPRQVKEFAEKKEADFAIGVPGVGRFRTNIYQQRGTLAFAFRAIPYEVKTVRELELPEVLEEISLKPRGLVLVTGVTGSGKSTSLAAMINHVNQNRRVNVITIEDPIEFLHRDLMANISQREVGSDTLSFGLALRHVLRQDPDVILIGEIRDAETLDVALKAADTGHLVFSTLHTTDATQTINRVISFYPPHQHQEIRSLLSTALAAVVCLRLVPRKDGKGRVPAAEVLINTAAVADNIRDIEKALNIPDLISEGTEAYGMQSFDQSLMRWYREGAITYESALFYSTNPSEFALRASGISSASDRTFTGIGEAGAGSAPPDLSRDLTP; encoded by the coding sequence ATGGCTGACGTGACGGGCCCGGCGGCGCTGCAGCCGCCGTTCAACTTCAAGCAGGCCATCTCGCTGATGGTGCAGCGGAACGGCTCGGACCTGCACCTCAAGGTGGGCCGGCCGCCGACCATCCGCGTCAACGGCGACCTCGCCGGCCTGGAGATGCAGCCGCTCAAGCCCGAGGACCTCAAGCTGCTGGCGGAGCAGATCATGACGCCGCGGCAGGTCAAGGAGTTCGCCGAGAAGAAGGAGGCGGACTTCGCCATCGGCGTGCCGGGCGTGGGGCGCTTCCGCACCAACATCTACCAGCAGCGCGGCACCCTGGCGTTCGCCTTCCGGGCCATCCCGTACGAGGTCAAGACCGTCCGGGAGCTCGAGCTGCCGGAGGTGCTGGAGGAGATCTCGCTCAAGCCGCGCGGGCTGGTGCTGGTCACCGGCGTGACCGGCTCGGGCAAGTCGACCAGCCTGGCCGCGATGATCAACCACGTGAACCAGAACCGCCGGGTGAACGTGATCACCATCGAGGACCCGATCGAGTTCCTGCACCGGGACCTCATGGCGAACATCTCCCAGCGCGAGGTGGGCAGCGACACGCTGTCGTTCGGGCTGGCGCTGCGGCACGTGCTGCGGCAGGACCCGGACGTGATCCTCATCGGCGAGATCCGCGACGCCGAGACGCTCGACGTGGCCCTCAAGGCCGCCGACACGGGGCACCTGGTGTTCTCCACCCTGCACACCACCGACGCCACCCAGACGATCAACCGGGTCATCTCGTTCTACCCGCCGCACCAGCACCAGGAGATCCGCTCGCTGCTCTCCACCGCGCTGGCGGCGGTGGTCTGCCTCCGGCTGGTGCCCCGCAAGGACGGCAAGGGGCGGGTGCCGGCGGCCGAGGTGCTGATCAACACCGCCGCGGTGGCCGACAACATCCGCGACATCGAGAAGGCGCTCAACATCCCCGACCTCATCTCCGAGGGCACCGAGGCGTACGGGATGCAGAGCTTCGACCAGTCGCTCATGCGGTGGTACCGCGAGGGCGCGATCACCTACGAGAGCGCCCTCTTCTACTCCACCAATCCCAGCGAGTTCGCGCTGCGGGCCTCCGGCATCAGCTCGGCCTCCGACCGGACCTTCACCGGCATCGGCGAGGCGGGTGCGGGCAGTGCCCCGCCGGACCTCTCCCGGGACCTGACGCCCTGA
- the accC gene encoding acetyl-CoA carboxylase biotin carboxylase subunit, with product MFRKVLIANRGEIALRVIRACRELGIETVAVYSEADRESLHVRFADDDVCIGPPPGRQSYLKIPHLIAAAEITGADAIHPGYGFLAENAEFSDTCKASGITFIGPSGDQIRAMGDKATAKRLAQEAGVPTVPGTPGTIQSVEEALAHVERIGFPVIIKATAGGGGKGMRVALDADQFAQSFSLAQNEALAAFGNGEVYVEKYLARPRHVEIQVMGDTHGKVVHFGERDCSVQRRHQKLIEESPSPALTVELRAAMGEAAVRLAAAISYVGAGTLEFLLDEDGSFYFMEMNTRIQVEHPVTEMVTSFDLVKEQIRVAAGDPISFRGEGGRLRGHAIECRINAEDPYRNFQPSPGLITAYHPPGGPGVRLDTHVYAGYTVPPYYDSLLAKVIVHGNTREEALARMGQALDGFIIEGVTTTIPFLSRIIRHPEFAAGHVDTKFLERHPELLRPEA from the coding sequence GTGTTTAGGAAAGTGCTCATCGCCAACCGGGGCGAGATCGCCCTGCGGGTGATCCGCGCCTGCCGCGAGCTCGGCATCGAGACCGTGGCCGTCTACAGCGAGGCCGACCGCGAGTCGCTGCACGTGCGCTTCGCCGACGACGACGTCTGCATCGGGCCGCCGCCCGGCCGGCAGTCGTACCTCAAGATCCCCCACCTGATCGCGGCCGCCGAGATCACCGGCGCCGACGCCATCCACCCGGGCTACGGCTTCCTGGCCGAGAACGCGGAATTCTCCGACACCTGCAAGGCGTCGGGCATCACGTTCATCGGGCCCTCGGGCGACCAGATCCGCGCCATGGGCGACAAGGCCACCGCCAAGCGCCTGGCCCAGGAGGCGGGCGTCCCCACGGTGCCCGGCACCCCCGGCACCATCCAGAGCGTGGAGGAGGCGCTGGCCCACGTGGAGCGGATCGGGTTCCCGGTCATCATCAAGGCCACCGCCGGCGGCGGTGGCAAGGGCATGCGGGTGGCGCTCGACGCCGACCAGTTCGCGCAGTCGTTCTCGCTGGCCCAGAACGAGGCGCTGGCGGCCTTCGGCAACGGCGAGGTCTACGTCGAGAAGTACCTCGCCCGGCCGCGGCACGTCGAGATCCAGGTGATGGGGGATACCCACGGCAAGGTGGTCCACTTCGGCGAGCGGGACTGCTCGGTCCAGCGCCGGCACCAGAAGCTCATCGAGGAGAGCCCGAGCCCCGCGCTCACGGTGGAGCTCCGCGCCGCCATGGGCGAGGCGGCGGTCCGGCTGGCCGCCGCCATCAGCTACGTCGGCGCCGGCACCCTCGAGTTCCTGCTCGACGAGGACGGCAGCTTCTACTTCATGGAGATGAACACCCGCATCCAGGTGGAGCACCCGGTGACCGAGATGGTCACCAGCTTCGACCTGGTGAAGGAGCAGATCCGGGTGGCGGCGGGCGACCCGATCAGCTTCCGCGGGGAGGGGGGGCGGCTGCGGGGGCACGCCATCGAGTGCCGCATCAACGCCGAGGATCCCTACCGCAACTTCCAGCCCTCGCCGGGGCTCATCACCGCGTACCACCCGCCCGGCGGCCCCGGGGTGCGGCTCGACACCCACGTGTACGCCGGCTACACCGTGCCGCCGTACTACGACTCGCTGCTGGCCAAGGTGATCGTGCACGGCAACACCCGCGAGGAGGCGCTGGCCCGGATGGGCCAGGCGCTCGACGGGTTCATCATCGAGGGCGTGACCACCACGATCCCGTTCCTCAGCCGCATCATCCGGCACCCGGAGTTCGCCGCCGGCCATGTGGACACGAAGTTCCTCGAGCGCCACCCGGAGCTGCTCCGCCCCGAAGCATGA
- a CDS encoding 2-phosphosulfolactate phosphatase — protein MTLDVVFTPAGLIPGEVQGRVVFVIDILRMSTTIAAALAAGARAVVPVASTEEALRLAETLGKDETVLAGERHCERIPGFDLGNSPAEMTADAVKGRTVVMTTSNGTGALLAVASGNPVYVAAAVNFSAVTARAREAWLAGEPLLVVCAGREQRFSLDDAYAAGRLVEATLGGGRGRKGLNDGALAALDLVRRYGRRWERPLLASQGGRDLLALDLKADIAEAARVDAHPVLPLFSNRRVTAVPSTA, from the coding sequence ATGACCCTCGACGTGGTGTTCACCCCTGCCGGCCTCATCCCAGGTGAGGTCCAGGGTCGCGTGGTCTTCGTCATCGACATCCTCCGGATGAGCACGACGATCGCCGCGGCGCTCGCCGCCGGGGCGCGCGCCGTGGTGCCCGTGGCCAGCACCGAGGAGGCGCTCCGCCTGGCCGAGACGCTCGGCAAGGACGAGACGGTCCTCGCCGGGGAGCGGCACTGCGAGCGGATCCCCGGCTTCGACCTGGGCAACTCCCCCGCGGAGATGACCGCCGACGCCGTGAAGGGGCGGACCGTCGTCATGACCACCTCCAACGGCACCGGCGCCCTGCTCGCCGTGGCGAGCGGCAACCCGGTCTACGTGGCGGCCGCGGTGAACTTCTCCGCCGTCACGGCCCGGGCCCGCGAGGCGTGGCTGGCCGGGGAGCCCCTGCTCGTGGTCTGCGCCGGCCGCGAGCAGCGCTTTTCGCTCGACGATGCCTACGCCGCCGGCCGCCTGGTCGAGGCCACCCTGGGCGGGGGGCGCGGCCGGAAGGGCCTCAACGACGGGGCGCTGGCCGCCCTGGACCTGGTGCGGCGCTACGGCCGGCGCTGGGAGCGGCCCCTGCTGGCCAGCCAGGGGGGCCGCGACCTGCTCGCCCTCGACCTCAAGGCCGACATCGCCGAGGCGGCCCGGGTCGACGCCCACCCGGTGCTCCCCCTCTTCAGCAATCGCCGGGTCACCGCGGTACCTTCCACCGCATGA